DNA from Roseimicrobium sp. ORNL1:
CCACCTCGGAGGGCTGCATGGCTTCCGACATGCTGGTGAAGCCGCGCAGGTCGGAGAACAGCACCGTCACGGTGCGATCCATGCCCCCGAGCATGTTGAAGAGATTATGGCGGTCGCGCACCATTTCCTTCGCCATTTCCGGGGAGGTGTAGCGCGCCAGCAGTCGGAGCGCGTACTGCTGCGCGCGGCGTTGCATGAGGTAGTTCCCCGCAAGGCCCATCACACCGCACAAACCTAACGCCAACACGAAAGGCACAGGGCTGGCCTCCAGATTGTGACGGTCAAACAACCAGTAGGTTCCCGCATACGCGCCCACGATGACCAAAACCAGAATGCCAATGGTGGCAAGGGGGTGGCGAACGAGGGATACCAGGGACCAAGCCAAGGCGGTGCCCAAAGTCAGGCTGGCCCATGGCCACCACCACGGCGCATCGTGCACAAATGAACCAGCTAGCAACGCCGTGAGGGCGTGAGCGTGAATACGCACCCCTTCGAAGCGCCCGAGAGTGGTATCCTGAAAGTCCTGCAGGTCCGAAGCGGTGGCGCCGACCATGACAATCTTGTCCTTGAAGACTGCGCCTTCACCGAAATTGTTTTTCCAGAAGTCATCCACGAAAAGCTGATGGATGGACAAGGGTGGATAGGCGCCCGGATCGCAAAAGCGTAGTCGCTCCAGTGTCCCGGCTTTGGCTGCAGCCTCGGGATTCACTTTGCGACCAAGTACCATGGCAATGGACGGCCGCGGGACCTCCGTCGGGTCCTTCTGTGCTTCAATCGTACCCTGCTCGATCAGCTGGTTTACGGATACCCAGTAGTCGGCGCTTCGCACCACACCGTCGATCTTCGCATCCCCGAAAAAGTTCAGGATGCCATACATGTCGCTAGTGCGAAAATCCTCCCCGACCACGGTGCTGCTGGGTTCCGTCAGCGGTACTATTTCCGTGGACTCCGCGATTCCCTTGGTCCCGGCAGCGGACTCGATTTCATATTTGCCTCCGATGACCACCTTCCCCTTGTGCCGCTCCAGCGCTTCCCGGAGGAGTCGATCATCTTCCTCATCGTGAGCCGGGGCTTTGAAGGTAAGGTCGAGGAAGACGTATTTTGCCCCGGCTTCGAAAAGGCGGTCCAGCACGGGAGCCCACACGCGGCGGCGCCACTGCCACTGCTTTTTCATTTCCTTGAGGGCAGGTGAGGCGTCGATTTCCTCTGGCCACAGGGTGTCCAGCTTTTGGCTGGCGTCGTCGATGCCGAGGATGACGATGTCGTCACGAGCGGGTGTTTTGCGCGAGCTTGCGTGAAACTCATCCAGGACGAGGCGATCCCTCGCATCCATGAGGGGGCGGGTATCCTTCAGACCGTATAGTAGCGCCAGTACCCCGAACGAACCCAGAATCAGCATCGCGAGCATCCGCTGGCGCACAGCGGATTCCGAACTCAGCAGATTCTTGAGGCGGTTGTTTGTCACAGAACTGTGGATGACGTTTGCTGCTTAAACGATGAAACTCAGACCCTGACAAGCCGGGATTCCATGTGTCTGGTTTCAAACATGTTTTACCAGCCCCGGATTTGCCCGATGGGCTGCTGAGACTTGATTGAGCCTATCACTGGACTTTCCCCTAAAAAATCCTTATCCTCTGTTCGTTAGAGCTAGTCCGTCTCCCTGAGTTTTCCCGCCTCATGACTGCCCTGTCCCGACACCTTCGGTCATTTTCTGCGTTCGCTTTGCTCGGCCTTGCTCTGCCACTGTCTGCGCAAACCCAGCTGGACCCGGCCCGTGCCGCTGCTGCCACCCCCACGGATGATGCGGCCACCCGGGCGCTGAACCGTGCGCAGGAGGCCGCCCGCGCCGGATTCGATACGGAGAACGACTACGCTCCCGCCACGCCTGGGGACAGAGACCTTGGAGACCAGCTCATTCTCAAGCGCCTGGATAAAGTGCAACCCTTCACCGCGTGGCTGGACAGCAGCGTCTTCTGGACGGACAACGCGGCCAACGTGGACCGGGGGAAGATTGACGATTGGTTCTACGTTGGGGGTGTGAACATCGCCTGGCAGAAGCAGCTCAAGGGCCGGTTCTTTGGAG
Protein-coding regions in this window:
- a CDS encoding adenylate/guanylate cyclase domain-containing protein codes for the protein MTNNRLKNLLSSESAVRQRMLAMLILGSFGVLALLYGLKDTRPLMDARDRLVLDEFHASSRKTPARDDIVILGIDDASQKLDTLWPEEIDASPALKEMKKQWQWRRRVWAPVLDRLFEAGAKYVFLDLTFKAPAHDEEDDRLLREALERHKGKVVIGGKYEIESAAGTKGIAESTEIVPLTEPSSTVVGEDFRTSDMYGILNFFGDAKIDGVVRSADYWVSVNQLIEQGTIEAQKDPTEVPRPSIAMVLGRKVNPEAAAKAGTLERLRFCDPGAYPPLSIHQLFVDDFWKNNFGEGAVFKDKIVMVGATASDLQDFQDTTLGRFEGVRIHAHALTALLAGSFVHDAPWWWPWASLTLGTALAWSLVSLVRHPLATIGILVLVIVGAYAGTYWLFDRHNLEASPVPFVLALGLCGVMGLAGNYLMQRRAQQYALRLLARYTSPEMAKEMVRDRHNLFNMLGGMDRTVTVLFSDLRGFTSMSEAMQPSEVVAQLNEYLSKMVERVFKQRGLVDKFIGDAVMALWFRIRGAQDESTAREDARRAVQSALEMRKSLEELNAERRKRDLKDLKFGIGIHQGQAVVGNIGSEFPYEKMDITVIGDSVNTASRLESASKQYGVDLLISDAVRQHLGDDYICRTADLVRPPGKLVPVAVYTIIGTSEDSKPPGLDDFESAIVLYREGKFPEAKEALLRAEEAGLGDQLTYEYIHRCDRLLAEPPHEWDGVYVLTKK